A window of the Vigna angularis cultivar LongXiaoDou No.4 chromosome 3, ASM1680809v1, whole genome shotgun sequence genome harbors these coding sequences:
- the LOC108325517 gene encoding amino-acid permease BAT1 — MVSEKVLPFHVVESGHAPLDSGHARLRELGYKQELKRDLSVVSNFAFSFSIMSVLTGVTTVYNTGLNYGGPVSFVYGWFIVSAFTMIVALPMAEICSSYPTSGGLYYWSAKLAGPRWAPFASWITGWFNIVGQWAVTTSVDFSLAQLIQVIILLSTGGKKGGGYEASRYVVIALHGGILIVHGMINSLPISFLSFLGQMAAIWNVLGVFVLTILIPSVATERASAKFVFTNLNTENGEGISSRPYIFLLGLLISQYTLTGFDASAHMTEETKDADRNGPKGIISAVGISIVVGWFYILGITFAVTDIPSLLSEDNDAGGYAIAEVFYQAFKKRYGNGSGGIVCLVIVGVAIFFCGMSSVTSNSRMAYAFSRDGAMPLSSLWHQVNKQEVPIYAVWLSVSISFCMALTSLGSIVAFHAMVSIATIGLYIAYAFPIFFRVTLARKHFVPGPFNLGHYGLIVGWVAVLWVLTISILFSLPVSYPITVEKLNYTPVAVACLLVFVVSYWIISGRRWFKGPITNI, encoded by the exons ATGGTTTCTGAAAAAGTGCTCCCTTTCCATGTGGTCGAAAGTGGACACGCTCCACTTGATTCTGGCCATGCCCGTCTCAGAGAACTCGGTTACAAACAAGAACTCAAGCGTGATCTTTC GGTGGTTTCGAATTTTGCCTTTTCGTTTTCTATTATGTCGGTGCTCACCGGAGTCACTACTGTTTACAACACTGGATTGAACTATGGTGGCCCTGTTTCCTTCGTCTATGGTTGGTTCATTGTCTCTGCTTTCACCATGATTGTGGCGCTTCCAATGGCCGAGATTTGCTCGTCCTATCCCACTTCCGGTGGGCTTTACTATTGGAGCGCCAAGCTTGCTGGGCCCAGATGGGCTCCCTTCGCTTCATGGATCACCGGCTG GTTCAATATTGTGGGCCAG TGGGCAGTGACAACAAGCGTAGATTTTTCACTTGCACAATTGATTCAGGTCATTATTCTGCTTAGTACTGGTGGGAAAAAGGGCGGTGGATATGAGGCATCTAGATATGTAGTTATTGCTCTCCATGGGGGAATCTTGATCGTACACGGTATGATAAACAGCCTTCCGATCTCATTCTTGTCATTCTTGGGACAAATGGCAGCTATTTGGAATGTTTTAG GTGTTTTTGTACTTACGATTCTGATTCCATCTGTTGCAACGGAAAGAGCAAGCGCCAAGTTTGTTTTCACTAATTTAAATACTGAAAATGGGGAGGGAATCAGCAGCAGACCttacatatttcttttgggACTTCTAATAAGTCAGTATACCTTGACTGGGTTTGATGCATCAGCTCATATG ACGGAGGAAACCAAGGATGCTGATAGAAATGGACCGAAAGGAATTATCAGCGCCGTTGGGATATCCATTGTTGTTGGATGGTTTTACATTCTGGGCATTACCTTTGCAGTCACCGACATCCCTAGCCTTTTGAGTGAAGATAATGATGCTGGTGGGTATGCCATTGCTGAAGTATTTTATCAAGCATTCAAGAAAAGATATGGCAATGGAAGTGGGGGTATTGTTTGCTTAGTAATCGTTGGTGTTGCGATTTTTTTCTGTGGCATGAGTTCAGTTACCAGCAACTCAAG AATGGCTTATGCTTTCTCTAGAGATGGTGCCATGCCATTGTCATCATTGTGGCACCAGGTTAACAAGCAGGAGGTCCCTATCTATGCAGTTTGGCTTTCCGTTTCAATATCATTTTGCATGGCATTAACG TCTCTTGGAAGCATAGTCGCTTTTCACGCCATGGTGTCCATAGCAACCATTGGTCTCTATATTGCCTATGCCTTTCCCATATTCTTTAGGGTGACATTGGCACGAAAGCATTTTGTTCCTGGGCCTTTTAACTTGGGCCATTACGGACTTATCGTGGGCTGGGTTGCTGTTCTTTGGGTGCTGACCATTTCCATACTCTTCTCATTGCCTGTTTCCTACCCAATAACCGTAGAGAAGCTTAACTACACTCCTGTTGCTGTTGCATGTTTGCTTGTTTTCGTAGTTTCTTACTGGATTATCAGTGGTCGCCGCTGGTTTAAAGGCCCAAttactaatatataa
- the LOC108324155 gene encoding amino-acid permease BAT1, with the protein MVSEKVLPSHVVESGHAPLDSGHARLRELGYKQELKRDLSVISNFAFSFSIISVLTGVTTLYNTGLNYGGPVSLVYGWFIASAFTMIVALPMAEICSSYPTSGGLYYWSAKLAGPRWAPFASWITGWFNIVGQWAVTTSVDFSLAQLIQVIILLSTGGKNGGGYEASKYVVIALHGGILLVHGIINSLPISLLSFLGQMAAIWNVLGVFVLTIVIPSVATERASAKFVFTNFNTENGEGIRSRPYIFLLGLLMSQYTLTGFDASAHMTEETKDADRNGPKGIISAVGISIVVGWFYILGITFAVTDIPSLLSEDNDAGGYAIAEVFYQAFKKRYGNGSGGIVCLVIVGVAIFFCGMSSVTSNSRMAYAFSRDGAMPLSSLWHQVNKQEVPIYAVWLSVSISFCMALTSLGSIVAFQAMVSIATIGLYIAYAFPIFLRVTLARKHFVPGPFNLGRYGVIVGWVAVLWVLTISILFSLPVSYPIKAKNLNYTPVAVACLLIFVVSYWIISGRRWFKGPITNI; encoded by the exons ATGGTCTCTGAAAAAGTGCTCCCTTCTCATGTGGTCGAAAGTGGACACGCTCCACTTGATTCTGGCCATGCCCGTCTCAGAGAACTCGGTTACAAACAAGAACTCAAGCGTGACCTTTC GGTGATTTCGAATTTTGCCTTTTCGTTTTCTATTATTTCGGTGCTCACCGGAGTTACTACTCTTTACAACACTGGATTGAACTATGGTGGCCCTGTTTCCTTAGTCTACGGTTGGTTCATTGCCTCTGCTTTTACCATGATTGTGGCGCTTCCAATGGCCGAGATTTGCTCGTCCTATCCCACTTCCGGTGGGCTTTACTATTGGAGCGCCAAGCTTGCTGGGCCCAGATGGGCTCCCTTCGCTTCATGGATCACCGGCTG GTTCAATATTGTGGGCCAG TGGGCAGTGACAACAAGCGTAGATTTTTCACTTGCACAACTGATTCAGGTCATTATTCTGCTTAGTACTGGTGGGAAAAATGGCGGTGGATATGAGGCATCTAAATATGTAGTTATTGCTCTCCATGGGGGAATCTTGCTCGTACACGGTATAATAAACAGCCTTCCGATCTCATTGTTGTCATTCTTGGGACAAATGGCAGCTATTTGGAATGTTTTAG GTGTTTTTGTACTTACGATTGTGATTCCATCCGTTGCAACGGAAAGAGCAAGTGCCAAGTTTGTTTTCACTAATTTCAATACTGAAAATGGGGAGGGAATCAGAAGCAGACCttacatatttcttttgggACTTCTAATGAGTCAGTATACCTTGACTGGGTTTGATGCCTCAGCTCATATG ACGGAGGAAACCAAGGATGCTGATAGAAATGGACCGAAAGGAATTATCAGCGCCGTTGGGATATCCATTGTTGTTGGATGGTTTTACATTCTGGGCATTACCTTTGCAGTCACCGACATCCCTAGCCTTTTGAGTGAAGATAATGATGCTGGTGGGTATGCCATTGCTGAAGTATTTTATCAAGCATTCAAGAAAAGATATGGCAATGGAAGTGGGGGTATTGTTTGCTTAGTAATCGTTGGTGTTGCGATTTTTTTCTGTGGCATGAGTTCAGTTACCAGCAACTCAAG AATGGCTTATGCTTTCTCTAGAGATGGTGCCATGCCATTGTCATCATTGTGGCACCAGGTTAACAAACAGGAGGTCCCTATCTATGCAGTTTGGCTTTCCGTTTCAATATCATTTTGCATGGCATTAACG TCTCTTGGAAGCATAGTCGCTTTCCAGGCCATGGTGTCCATAGCAACCATTGGTCTCTATATTGCCTATGCCTTTCCCATATTCTTAAGGGTGACATTGGCACGAAAGCATTTCGTTCCCGGGCCTTTCAACTTGGGCCGTTACGGAGTTATCGTGGGCTGGGTTGCTGTTCTTTGGGTGCTGACCATTTCCATACTCTTCTCATTGCCTGTTTCCTACCCAATAAAAGCAAAGAACCTTAACTACACCCCTGTTGCTGTTGCATGTTTGCTTATTTTTGTAGTTTCTTACTGGATTATCAGTGGTCGCCGTTGGTTTAAAGGCCCAAttactaatatataa
- the LOC108325104 gene encoding amino-acid permease BAT1 homolog has translation MGRDNETVPSHADAMAEGYVPLDSGHARLQELGYKQELKRDLSVISNFAFSFSIISVLTGVTTLYNTGLNYGGTVSFVYGWFIASAFTMIVALSMAEICSSFPTSGGLYYWSAKLSGPTWAPFASWITGWFNIVGQWAVTTSVDFSLAQLIKVIILLSTGGKNGGGYEASKYVVIALHGVILLLHGMINSLPISLLSFLGRLAAIWNVVGVFVLMIGIPSVATERASAKFVFTNFNTENADGISSKPYIFLLGLLMSQYTLTGYDASAYMTEETREADINGPKGIISAVGISVIVGWGYILGITFAVTDIHYLLSEDNDAGGYAIAEVFYLVFKNRYGNGAGGIICLVIIAVAIFFCGMSSVTSNSRMVFAFSRDGALPFSSSWRKVNKQEVPIYAVWLSVSISFCMALTSLGSIVAFEAMVSIATIGLYIAYALPIFFRVTLAQKDFVPGPFNLGRYGVIVGWVAVLWVLIISILFSLPVSYPITMETLNYTPVAVGCLLILVVSFWLISGRHWFKGPITTI, from the exons ATGGGCAGAGACAACGAAACAGTCCCATCTCACGCCGATGCGATGGCAGAAGGATACGTTCCACTTGATTCTGGCCATGCTCGTCTTCAAGAACTGGGTTACAAGCAAGAACTCAAGCGTGACCTATC GGTGATTTCGAATTTTGCGTTTTCGTTTTCTATTATTTCGGTGCTCACCGGAGTCACTACTCTTTACAACACTGGGTTAAACTACGGTGGCACTGTTTCCTTCGTCTATGGGTGGTTCATTGCCTCTGCTTTCACCATGATTGTGGCGCTTTCAATGGCTGAGATCTGCTCATCCTTCCCCACTTCTGGTGGGCTTTACTATTGGAGCGCTAAGCTTTCTGGGCCCACCTGGGCTCCCTTTGCTTCCTGGATTACTGGCTG GTTCAATATTGTTGGTCAG TGGGCAGTGACAACAAGTGTAGATTTTTCACTCGCACAACTGATTAAAGTTATTATTCTCCTTAGTACTGGTGGGAAAAATGGTGGCGGATATGAGGCTTCTAAATACGTAGTTATTGCTTTGCATGGGGTGATTTTGCTCCTACATGGTATGATAAACAGCCTTCCTATATCATTGTTATCATTCTTGGGACGGCTTGCTGCTATTTGGAATGTTGTAG GTGTTTTTGTGCTTATGATTGGCATCCCATCTGTTGCAACGGAAAGGGCTAGTGCCAAGTttgtttttactaattttaatacTGAAAATGCGGACGGAATCAGCAGCAAGCCCTACATATTTCTCTTGGGACTTCTTATGAGTCAGTATACCCTAACTGGCTATGATGCATCAGCTTATATG ACAGAGGAAACGAGGGAGGCTGACATAAATGGACCAAAAGGAATTATCAGTGCTGTTGGGATATCTGTTATAGTTGGGTGGGGTTACATACTAGGCATTACCTTTGCAGTCACCGACATTCATTATCTTTTGAGCGAAGATAATGACGCTGGTGGGTATGCTATTGCTGAAGTGTTTTATCTAGTATTCAAGAATAGATATGGCAATGGAGCTGGGGGTATTATTTGCTTAGTCATTATTGCTGTTGCCATATTTTTCTGTGGCATGAGTTCCGTCACAAGCAATTCAAG GATGGTTTTTGCTTTCTCTAGAGACGGGGCCCTGCCATTTTCATCATCGTGGCGTAAAGTTAACAAGCAGGAGGTTCCCATCTATGCAGTTTGGCTTTCCGTTTCTATATCATTTTGCATGGCATTAACG TCTCTTGGAAGCATAGTGGCATTTGAGGCCATGGTATCCATTGCAACGATTGGCCTCTATATTGCTTATGCCTTACCTATATTCTTTAGGGTAACCTTGGCACAGAAGGATTTTGTCCCAGGGCCTTTCAACTTAGGCCGCTATGGAGTCATTGTGGGTTGGGTGGCTGTTCTTTGGGTGCTCATCATCTCCATACTCTTCTCATTACCTGTTTCGTACCCAATAACCATGGAGACACTTAACTACACCCCTGTGGCTGTTGGATGTTTGCTTATTCTTGTAGTTTCTTTCTGGCTAATCAGTGGTCGCCATTGGTTTAAAGGCCCTATAACCACTATATAA
- the LOC108324798 gene encoding putative two-component response regulator-like APRR6: protein MVDESISLIKHVPSFARGFSILLVHDDKISRSYLSTILQLYSFKVTATNKASAAASMICHQEGTFKLIMAKADMADMDIPSFLDVVVQKDLPVIFIYSGVFDDVNKKALATGLCYFLKEPITPNDLQYLWQHVYHSRAYSPKNTRNADFHAKGLQNTQMKQVRNAQCQVLGAKSGRSDADTLGKEKGKKTLNNTMATTKCKGHKEYGKRKHDDYAGKKKEKRDVVQEKPDSLGSAKMNINNLNEYFRMSEHKKRLSVWTPELHQKFLEAVNELGDNIARPKQILVRMNASEPYLTVRQVASHLQKYRLRLKGEESSLNSDLPRVSSSRHKANSSSSEGSTLETKGLPAPKVFLNVNHNQDQIPVNSLGMEFTDSWDSQPMSGASMDSNIPGTDLCDFVETFLEDSDCFNLHKYESNPAAVDQCAEMLRNVLEGVPLN, encoded by the exons ATGGTAGATGAGTCAATTTCACTGATAAAACATGTTCCTAGCTTTGCAAGAGGTTTTAGCATTCTGCTAGTGCATGATGACAAAATTTCACGTTCTTATCTCTCAACAATTCTTCAGCTATATTCTTTCAAAG TTACTGCTACAAATAAGGCATCCGCTGCTGCATCCATGATTTGCCATCAAGAAGGCACGTTCAAACTGATAATGGCTAAAGCTGATATGGCTGACATGGATATCCCTTCTTTTCTGGATGTAGTAGTTCAAAAGGATCTTCCTGTCATCT TCATCTATTCTGGAGTGTTTGATGATGTAAATAAGAAAGCTTTAGCTACAGGATTGTGTTATTTCCTTAAGGAGCCAATCACTCCGAATGATCTTCAATATCTCTGGCAACATGTGTATCACTCAAGAGCCTATTCACCCAAAAACACTCGAAATGCAGACTTCCATGCAAAGGGATTACAGAATACCCAGATGAAACAG GTGAGAAACGCCCAATGCCAGGTTCTTGGAGCAAAAAGCGGAAGAAGCGATGCTGATACATTGggcaaagaaaaaggaaagaaaacccTCAACAACACAATGGCAACCACAAAGTGCAAAGGTCACAAAGAATATGGAAAAAGAAAGCATGATGACTATGCAGgcaagaaaaaagagaagagagatgTTGTGCAGGAAAAGCCAGATTCGTTGGGATCAGCCAAGATGAACATTAACAACCTCAATGAATATTTCAGAATGTCTGAGCACAAAAAACGTTTGAGCGTTTGGACTCCTGAGTTGCATCAAAAGTTTCTAGAAGCAGTGAACGAATTGGGAGACAACA TTGCTCGTCCAAAACAGATATTAGTTCGGATGAATGCCAGTGAGCCTTACCTCACTGTTCGCCAAGTTGCAAGTCATTTGCAG AAATACAGATTGCGTTTGAAAGGTGAAGAGAGCTCTCTCAATTCTGATTTGCCTAGAGTATCATCCTCAAGACACAAAGCCAACTCTTCTTCGTCTGAAGGATCCACCTTGGAAACAAAAG GTCTCCCAGCACCAAAAGTTTTCTTGAATGTGAACCATAATCAAGATCAGATTCCAGTGAACAGCTTGGGAATGGAATTCACAGATTCTTGGGATTCACAACCAATGTCAGGTGCTTCAATGGATTCGAATATACCTGGAACTGATTTATGTGATTTCGTAGAAACGTTTCTGGAAGATTCTGATTGTTTCAATTTGCATAAATATGAATCCAATCCTGCTGCTGTTGATCAATGTGCTGAGATGCTAAGAAATGTTCTAGAAGGGGTTCCCCTTAATTAA